The proteins below come from a single Malus domestica chromosome 03, GDT2T_hap1 genomic window:
- the LOC139194118 gene encoding proton pump-interactor 1-like isoform X1 produces MGVEVVGFEPIQGPAGDVTEGGNSAKENGKLDQGPGGNEPIQFGSHGDESDKKEVNEVSVSNFPKDAVDEWPAPKQIHYFYFVRHRTIDDPKIKARIDHASKEVNERNKARQDIIEELRAKRIERSELIEKIKALRNDNRQIRSIVDEKFKDLQPLRHALGELRSADTASRNGGLCSSEEELNSRIQGLQYYIQHESIPLSEEKKILKEMKALENTRGQVIAREAELAKLLPKEALKDQVKLMDGDLKEVKKEQDGVRSKIKHLDDAVKVIDKAIASLQEELNIATEKRDKAFENIRQLRLQIDQANAGFYHSRGVMTKARNLAAKNDVKALEALSHEEVEKFMSLWNTNKDFRDDYEKKILPSLDSRNMSRDGRIRNPDEKPLVVVEAPVVETAPKANAKQVKEDTRSAPSDTSPVRKVQKEAKNKATAPKSTSEDIDVADEEIFVSEKETLKENKIDPAKLKEMKRVEEIEKNKLALERKKKKAEKDAAKAAIRAQKEAEKKLKEIIYLFFFFFVVVCSI; encoded by the exons ATGGGTGTTGAAGTTGTGGGATTTGAGCCGATTCAAGGACCAGCGGGGGATGTCACCGAAGGAGGGAATTCTGCCAAGGAAAATGGAAAATTGGATCAAGGTCCGGGCGGGAATGAGCCCATACAGTTTGGATCTCATGGTGATGAATCAGACAAAAAGGAAGTGAATGAGGTTTCGGTTTCAAACTTCCCAAAGGATGCAGTTGATGAGTGGCCTGCCCCCAAGCAGATCCATTATTTCTATTTTGTGAGGCACAGAACAATTGACGATCCAAAAATAAAAGCCAGGATTGATCATGCTTCTAAAGAGGTGAATGAGAGGAATAAAGCCCGTCAAGACATCATTGAAGAACTAAGAGCAAAAAGG ATTGAAAGATCAGAATTGATTGAGAAGATTAAGGCTCTGAGGAATGACAACCGGCAAATTAGGTCAATTGTGGATGAGAAGTTTAAGGATTTACAGCCTCTGCGACATGCTCTTGGAGAGCTGCGCAGTGCAGACACTGCTAGTCGCAATGGTGGTTTATGTTCATCCGAGGAAGAGCTTAACAGTCGC ATCCAAGGGTTGCAGTATTATATACAGCATGAGAGCATTCCATTGTCCGAGGAAAAGAAAATACTGAAAGAGATGAAAGCTCTTGAGAACACAAGGGGACAAGTTATTGCACGTGAGGCTGAGCTAGCTAAACTGCTTCCTAAAGAGGCCCTCAAGGACCAAGTTAAA CTTATGGATGGTGACTTAAAGGAAGTAAAAAAGGAGCAAGATGGTGTTAGGTCCAAAATTAAGCACCTTGATGATGCAGTGAAGGTGATTGACAAGGCAATTGCATCATTGCAGGAAGAGCTGAACATTGCAACTGAGAAGAGGGATAAAGCATTCGAAAATATTCGTCAACTTAGGTTACAGATTGATCAGGCG AATGCTGGCTTTTACCATAGCCGTGGTGTCATGACCAAAGCGAGAAATCTTGCTGCGAAGAACGATGTTAAAGCACTTGAAGCACTTTCACATGAAGAG GTCGAGAAATTTATGTCCCTCTGGAACACTAACAAGGATTTTAGGGATGATTATGAGAAAAAAATTTTGCCATCTCTCGACAGTCGGAACATGAGTAGGGATGGACGTATAAGAAACCCAGATGAGAAGCCGTTGGTGGTTGTGGAAGCACCTGTAGTAGAGACAGCACCAAAAGCTAATGCAAAACAAGTTAAGGAAGATACCAGATCTGCTCCATCAGATACTTCGCCTGTGCGGAAGGTTCAGAAAGAAGCCAAAAATAAAGCAACTGCTCCAAAATCTACTTCAGAGGATATTGACGTGGCAGACGAGGAAATATTTGTTTCTGAAAAGGAAAccctaaaagaaaataaaattgatcCTGCCAAGTTGAAGGAGATGAAAAGAGTAGAGGAGATTGAAAAAAATAAGCTGGCcttggagaggaagaagaagaaggcagagAAAGATGCAGCTAAAGCAGCTATTAGAGCTCAGAAGGAAGCCGAGAAGAAGCTGAAGGAaattatctatttatttttttttttttttgtagtagtTTGCTCGATTTAA
- the LOC139194118 gene encoding proton pump-interactor 1-like isoform X2: MGVEVVGFEPIQGPAGDVTEGGNSAKENGKLDQGPGGNEPIQFGSHGDESDKKEVNEVSVSNFPKDAVDEWPAPKQIHYFYFVRHRTIDDPKIKARIDHASKEVNERNKARQDIIEELRAKRIERSELIEKIKALRNDNRQIRSIVDEKFKDLQPLRHALGELRSADTASRNGGLCSSEEELNSRIQGLQYYIQHESIPLSEEKKILKEMKALENTRGQVIAREAELAKLLPKEALKDQVKLMDGDLKEVKKEQDGVRSKIKHLDDAVKVIDKAIASLQEELNIATEKRDKAFENIRQLRLQIDQANAGFYHSRGVMTKARNLAAKNDVKALEALSHEEVEKFMSLWNTNKDFRDDYEKKILPSLDSRNMSRDGRIRNPDEKPLVVVEAPVVETAPKANAKQVKEDTRSAPSDTSPVRKVQKEAKNKATAPKSTSEDIDVADEEIFVSEKETLKENKIDPAKLKEMKRVEEIEKNKLALERKKKKAEKDAAKAAIRAQKEAEKKLKEIIYLFFFFFVKSSAPENNPEEPIEPVAEVAEPEKLIEKVEVPVPAKAKVQKDNSLRNRGRARGSDALPKAIMKRKKSSTNYWLWAAPAALLVVLFLALGYYYLL; the protein is encoded by the exons ATGGGTGTTGAAGTTGTGGGATTTGAGCCGATTCAAGGACCAGCGGGGGATGTCACCGAAGGAGGGAATTCTGCCAAGGAAAATGGAAAATTGGATCAAGGTCCGGGCGGGAATGAGCCCATACAGTTTGGATCTCATGGTGATGAATCAGACAAAAAGGAAGTGAATGAGGTTTCGGTTTCAAACTTCCCAAAGGATGCAGTTGATGAGTGGCCTGCCCCCAAGCAGATCCATTATTTCTATTTTGTGAGGCACAGAACAATTGACGATCCAAAAATAAAAGCCAGGATTGATCATGCTTCTAAAGAGGTGAATGAGAGGAATAAAGCCCGTCAAGACATCATTGAAGAACTAAGAGCAAAAAGG ATTGAAAGATCAGAATTGATTGAGAAGATTAAGGCTCTGAGGAATGACAACCGGCAAATTAGGTCAATTGTGGATGAGAAGTTTAAGGATTTACAGCCTCTGCGACATGCTCTTGGAGAGCTGCGCAGTGCAGACACTGCTAGTCGCAATGGTGGTTTATGTTCATCCGAGGAAGAGCTTAACAGTCGC ATCCAAGGGTTGCAGTATTATATACAGCATGAGAGCATTCCATTGTCCGAGGAAAAGAAAATACTGAAAGAGATGAAAGCTCTTGAGAACACAAGGGGACAAGTTATTGCACGTGAGGCTGAGCTAGCTAAACTGCTTCCTAAAGAGGCCCTCAAGGACCAAGTTAAA CTTATGGATGGTGACTTAAAGGAAGTAAAAAAGGAGCAAGATGGTGTTAGGTCCAAAATTAAGCACCTTGATGATGCAGTGAAGGTGATTGACAAGGCAATTGCATCATTGCAGGAAGAGCTGAACATTGCAACTGAGAAGAGGGATAAAGCATTCGAAAATATTCGTCAACTTAGGTTACAGATTGATCAGGCG AATGCTGGCTTTTACCATAGCCGTGGTGTCATGACCAAAGCGAGAAATCTTGCTGCGAAGAACGATGTTAAAGCACTTGAAGCACTTTCACATGAAGAG GTCGAGAAATTTATGTCCCTCTGGAACACTAACAAGGATTTTAGGGATGATTATGAGAAAAAAATTTTGCCATCTCTCGACAGTCGGAACATGAGTAGGGATGGACGTATAAGAAACCCAGATGAGAAGCCGTTGGTGGTTGTGGAAGCACCTGTAGTAGAGACAGCACCAAAAGCTAATGCAAAACAAGTTAAGGAAGATACCAGATCTGCTCCATCAGATACTTCGCCTGTGCGGAAGGTTCAGAAAGAAGCCAAAAATAAAGCAACTGCTCCAAAATCTACTTCAGAGGATATTGACGTGGCAGACGAGGAAATATTTGTTTCTGAAAAGGAAAccctaaaagaaaataaaattgatcCTGCCAAGTTGAAGGAGATGAAAAGAGTAGAGGAGATTGAAAAAAATAAGCTGGCcttggagaggaagaagaagaaggcagagAAAGATGCAGCTAAAGCAGCTATTAGAGCTCAGAAGGAAGCCGAGAAGAAGCTGAAGGAaattatctatttatttttttttttttttgta AAATCATCTGCACCTGAGAACAATCCTGAGGAACCGATAGAACCTGTTGCCGAGGTTGCAGAACCAGAAAAGTTAATTGAAAAGGTTGAAGTTCCTGTCCCGGCAAAGGCGAAGGTGCAAAAGGATAACAGTCTGAGGAACAGAGGTCGAGCAAGAGGTTCAGACGCACTACCAAAAGCCAtcatgaagaggaagaagtcGAGTACTAACTATTGGCTATGGGCCGCTCCTGCTGCtttgttagttgtgttgtttCTCGCACTTGGTTACTACTATCTTCTTTGA
- the LOC103430663 gene encoding protein GRIM REAPER encodes MANLLKLTTIFFLMLHSFLALHFQMAFSSSELEDNDEVYVIDSPNPNFRSRSRFLASIIKKGAQCNPIKNICNGISANKGTGILYCCKKHCRNVLSDKNNCGKCGNKCKFGMRCCNGTCMNTTSDANNCGKCGKKCKYGVKCEYGYCGYA; translated from the coding sequence ATGGCCAACCTCCTCAAGCTCAccaccattttcttcctcatgtTACATTCATTCCTAGCTCTGCATTTTCAAATGGCCTTCTCATCGTCGGAGCTCGAAGACAATGACGAAGTGTACGTAATCGACTCCCCGAATCCCAACTTCAGATCAAGAAGCAGGTTCTTGGCCAGCATCATCAAAAAAGGTGCACAATGTAACCCAATCAAGAACATTTGCAATGGGATTTCTGCAAACAAAGGGACCGGCATTCTCTATTGCTGCAAGAAACATTGCCGAAATGTTCTTAGCGATAAGAACAATTGTGGAAAATGTGGGAATAAATGCAAGTTTGGAATGCGTTGTTGCAATGGAACTTGCATGAATACTACTTCGGATGCCAACAACTGTGGCAAGTGTGGTAAAAAATGCAAGTATGGGGTTAAATGTGAGTATGGATACTGTGGGTATGCTTAG